From one Anopheles cruzii chromosome 3, idAnoCruzAS_RS32_06, whole genome shotgun sequence genomic stretch:
- the LOC128272162 gene encoding fatty-acid amide hydrolase 2-B-like, with translation MELLLKLVALVMRLVNLVLGVFLAWIGGPPRSEPFPVIRDEVLRIPATDLAEQIRKRQLRSVNVVRAYVLRIREVNPLINAVVEERFEAALAEAAAADERIAACGDDSGALEELAKRQPLLGVPMTVKESCSVQGLSLAGGVVRRQNITATDDGEAVHLLREAGAIPLLVSNTPEYCMGFEAYNNVTGWTLNPYDPRRSAAGSSGGEGALLGSGASVCGVGSDLAGSIRIPALFCGVFGHKPSAGLVSIKGHMPVCGDSHFDQYLVLGPMCRYAKDLPLLLEVMSGPNASKLRLSEPVDVEKLKVYYPQKLDLNVNAVPIAPEIRESLRSAVKYFQNKGIYSETINFQHFCDSMQLASTELQTLQDMPSVFSSAKPNLLWELVKVMTRQSEHTFAAIFMYCITATKGAVNEAQRKKYLRMSAELKKDMTDKLGTDGVFLMPSFPRPALRHHESFGHVTGFMYTMIINALGLPATQVPLGFNRDGLPVGIQVVAGPNQDRLCMRVAQELEKAFGGWQPPK, from the exons CGAGGTGCTGCGcattccggccaccgatcTGGCCGAGCAGATTCGGAAACGCCAGCTGCGCTCGGTCAACGTGGTCCGGGCGTATGTACTGCGCATCCGCGAGGTGAACCCCCTGATCAATGCGGTGGTCGAGGAGCGGTTCGAGGCCGCCCTGGCCGAGGCGGCGGCTGCCGACGAACGGATTGCAGCCTGCGGTGACGATTCCGGGGCGCTTGAAGAGCTTGCCAAACGCCAACCGCTGCTCGGAGTGCCTATGACGGTGAAGGAAAGCTGCTCGGTCCAGGGACTGTCGCTGGCCGGGGGCGTGGTGCGCCGGCAGAACATAacggcgaccgacgacggcgaggccGTCCATCTGCTGCGCGAAGCCGGTGCCATCCCACTGCTCGTGTCCAACACACCCGAGTACTGTATGGGCTTCGAGGCGTACAACAATGTGACCGGCTGGACGCTGAACCCGTACGATCCGCGGCGCAGTGCGGCCGGTTCGTCCGGCGGCGAGGGGGCCCTCCTCGGGTCCGGCGCCTCCGTTTGCGGTGTCGGAAGCGATCTGGCCGGCTCGATCCGTATCCCGGCCCTGTTTTGCGGCGTTTTCGGTCACAAACCGTCGGCGG GATTGGTGTCTATCAAGGGGCATATGCCGGTATGCGGCGACTCTCATTTCGACCAGTACCTTGTTCTTGGACCAATGTGCCGCTACGCCAAGGATCTGCCACTCTTGCTGGAGGTGATGAGTGGACCGAACGCCAGCAAACTGCGTCTAAGCGAACCGGTCGATGTAGAGAAGCTGAAAGTATACTACCCACAAAAGCTAGACCTGAACGTCAATGCCGTTCCGATTGCTCCCGAAATTCGCGAATCTCTCCGAAGCGCGGTGAAGTACTTCCAGAACAAGGGCATCTACTCGGAGACGATTAATTTTCAGCACTTCTGCGATAGCATGCAGCTGGCCTCGACCGAGCTGCAGACGCTGCAGGACATGCCCAGCGTATTTTCCAGCGCCAAACCGAACCTGCTGTGGGAGTTGGTGAAGGTTATGACACGTCAGTCGGAGCACACGTTCGCAGCCATATTTATGTACTGTATAACGGCTACTAAAGGTGCTGTTAAcgaagcgcagcgcaaaaagtACCTCCGTATGTCTGCCGAGCTGAAGAAGGACATGACG GATAAACTAGGCACCGACGGTGTCTTTTTGATGCCATCCTTTCCGAGGCCCGCCTTGCGGCATCACGAATCATTTGGCCATGTCACTGGTTTCATGTATACGATGATCATCAATGCACTAGGACTTCCGGCTACGCAGGTGCCGCTAGGATTCAACCGCGACGGACTGCCGGTCGGTATCCAGGTTGTGGCAGGCCCGAACCAGGATCGTCTCTGCATGCGTGTGGCACAGGAACTGGAAAAGGCCTTCGGTGGATGGCAGCCACCGAAGTAG